GCGGCATGCGGAGCGCGGGGCGCGGGATGCCCGTTCGCCGCTGAACCGTCGTTCGGCCCGCCGCACGCCGCGCTCTGCATTTCTGGAAACGGCCATTGAATCCCGCCGCACTCGTCGAGGTGTTGATAGTCACGGATGCCCGTAATGTCGCAGGGCTGTCCGGCGGAAAGGCGCTTCAAAATTTGAAACACGGCCTCCGGCGAATTCCACGCCGCGAACCACGCGCCGCAACCCCAGTAGTGCGCCACAAGCCGGAAGATGTTGAAGTCGCTCAACGCCACCCCCGGCGCCCGGCGCACTCGTTTGGTCAAACCAATACGCCGTTCGCTGTTGATGAATGTGCCCTCCTTTTCTCCCCAGCCGGCCGCGGGCAGGAGCAAATCCGCGTGCCGCGCGGTTTCACCGGTCGTGAACATGTCCTGCACGACGAGAAAATCGAGGCGGGCAAGTGCCTGGTTGAAAGAATGAACGGCGGAGCCCGCCTGGCCCCGCCCAATCCACGAATGCGCCGGGTTGGTCGCAATCACCCACAGCGCCTTGATGCGGCCGGCGGCGATGCGCTCCACGATTTCATCGTAAGCGAGCGAGTTCTGCGCGGGAATGCGTTCGACCGGGAGGCCGAGCAGTTCCGCGACATTTGCCCGGTGTTCGGGCTTTAGAAAATCCCGGCCAGCAAACAGGCTTGTGACGTTGGAATAAAGCCGCGAACCCATCGCGTTGCACTGTCCCGTGATGCTGTTGGCGCCGGTGCCGGGCCGGCCAATGTTGCCGGTCATCAGCGCCAGATTGATGAGCGCCTGCGCCGTGCGGGTGGCCTCGTGGCTTTGATTGACGCCCATCGTCCACCAGAACGACACCGCCTTGCCCCGATGAATGGCTGCCGCGAAGCGGTCGAGCTGGTTCGGCGTCAATCCGGTCTCGGCCGCAACCCGGTCCGGCGGGAACGCCCGGAGGAATTCCGCGAAGGCGGCAAATCCCGTGGTGCTGCGTTCAATAAACGCGCGGTCCACCCAGCCGCGTTGCACGAGCAGGTTCGCGATGCCGTAAAACAGCGTCAAATCGGACTTGGGCTTGAGTGCAAGATGCTGCGTGGCATTCATCACCGTCTCGGTCCGGCGCGGGTCCACGACGATGATCTCGGGGCGGTTCGGGTTCCGCAGCACGCGCTGCCACATGATGGGATGCGCGATGCACGGGTTGGCGCCGACGATGACCAGCACGTCGGATGCCTCAAAGTCCGCGTAGGTGAACGGCGGTGCGTCGAACCCGAAGCTTTGCTTGTAAGCGACGTGCGCCGTGGCCATGCATTGACGCGTGTTGGAGTCGCAATGAATCGCGCCCACGCCGAACTTCCATAGTGCGCCGAGCAGCGCCATTTCCTCGGTGCAAATCTGGCCCGTGCTCAGAAATGCCACGCTCTCCGGCCCGTGCTCGGCCATGATGGCCTTGAACTTCACAACGAAGCGATGCATGGCGGCGTCCCACGAAACCGCCTTCCACGAACCGTCGGGCTGCCGGACCTGCGGCGCCGTGGCGCGATCCGGCGCGTCCAGACAGGTGAGCGCCTCCCAGCCTTTGGGACAGGCCATGCCGAGGTTCACGGGATAATCGGCGGTGGGCGAAAGGTTCACCGCCGCGCCGTCCTTGAGATGCAC
This genomic stretch from Verrucomicrobiia bacterium harbors:
- a CDS encoding nitrate reductase: MVKKPAPRKAGRLTAANSLLRQWDGPLTQDLILHPGDFGLGKVPARLKPDLTTRSTCGFCSTGCSLDVHLKDGAAVNLSPTADYPVNLGMACPKGWEALTCLDAPDRATAPQVRQPDGSWKAVSWDAAMHRFVVKFKAIMAEHGPESVAFLSTGQICTEEMALLGALWKFGVGAIHCDSNTRQCMATAHVAYKQSFGFDAPPFTYADFEASDVLVIVGANPCIAHPIMWQRVLRNPNRPEIIVVDPRRTETVMNATQHLALKPKSDLTLFYGIANLLVQRGWVDRAFIERSTTGFAAFAEFLRAFPPDRVAAETGLTPNQLDRFAAAIHRGKAVSFWWTMGVNQSHEATRTAQALINLALMTGNIGRPGTGANSITGQCNAMGSRLYSNVTSLFAGRDFLKPEHRANVAELLGLPVERIPAQNSLAYDEIVERIAAGRIKALWVIATNPAHSWIGRGQAGSAVHSFNQALARLDFLVVQDMFTTGETARHADLLLPAAGWGEKEGTFINSERRIGLTKRVRRAPGVALSDFNIFRLVAHYWGCGAWFAAWNSPEAVFQILKRLSAGQPCDITGIRDYQHLDECGGIQWPFPEMQSAACGGPNDGSAANGHPAPRAPHAACNERRLFADGRFHHADGRARFIFDPPRPVAEPTDDAFPFVLLTGRGTSAQWHTNSRTGKSAVLRALYPANAYVEVHPDDAARLRIAPHSSAAVISRRARVVCTVFVTPTVPPGQVFLPMHYEIANQLTRPEFDPHSRQPSYKHCAVRLEKIQ